The Porites lutea chromosome 7, jaPorLute2.1, whole genome shotgun sequence genome includes the window tggccttaCTATAAGGATGCAGTAGGATACCAAGCTAGAGTTAATATTTAGTGTATCGGCGGCATTCATCAAAGGCTAGGACCACTACTTGGTCCTTTCTTATTCGCTTCACCCTCTAGGCTTTCATAATTCCCCTCTCATgattgagaaaacagccgacatttcgagatgctaccactggtttcctcgcgaaatgacgtctgagaaacgtgggcagaaattccatactgatgacgcgacactacctagatctgggtagtgcttctgattggctgaaaatttgctgtaaccaatcagaagcattacCCAGATCAAGGCAGTGTCGCGtctagggctttccacaagttcttcggcaactttttggcaacttctcgtaTTTCAAGCAACCTTTTTCGtttcttgcattttttttgcattctgagcaatttctctcGTTACCTTCTAATTCTGAGATATCAGAGCTGCTTTTAGTCCTTAAATTggcctttcttccatatttcacTGTGTTtaagtagacaatttatgaatttccctTAAAAAAGGAGCCAAATCCTCCCATCTGGGGCAGATCATGGGGGCaagataaaagtagccgggctgctaggtcagcggtttttagagaaaattcaaaatggtggacgaagattcacactcgactgacttgagtgtctcgggtgaagaaggtcattcaacaattttattggctcattacattttttggttttaattgaggaCGAAGTTATTTAGCAACGCAAGTTATGCCGCAAAATATaattgcacaaaaatgcttagaaatcttagttttgttgtaaaatttgcatattttagcatcaggccataaaaaaattttgttttttttcgagcaacttttaagcaactttcgttacaaaaagcaacttttaattgttttttgagCATCTTTTGAGAAACTTTTCGAGAAATTACGgaaaactttttggaaaatctcgagcaacCTGTGGAAAGCCCAAgtcgcgtcatcagtatggaatttctgccctcgtttttcagacgtcattttgcagggaaaccagttgTTGAGTAGcgaaatatcggctgttttctcaggctatacaTGCATAAATACTGACTAACGgaattaactttctttttcatgtTCTTCATTTTGACAAGGTAATTTCATCGCGTTAACTACGCGTAAAAAACGTAAAAGCTTCGGCTATGGTTCTGAGATTTACAGACAACTTATTCAACTTGAGAAACTGGTTTCTCAAATCGGATCAAAATCGGTAAGGACACTACAGCACGTAAGCCCAAGGTACTTCAGATTGGTTGGGTCGACTGTGACACAGCCCTGGAAAACAGCGAAGCGATTCAAGCGAGTAAACCCGAGGCTCGTCACTGCAATTAATATAAAGATACTACACAACGATATACTGCAGGATTATAAACCTTGTTTGGCCAAGTTGCTTGGAAGTTCGGAGTATGGGAGCAAGCCTTGCAACGTGACTGAGGATTGTTGGGAAGTGATGATGCGACCGGGGGAGATTGGGTACGTGCTAACTCATCAGGCTCTTTATTTCATGTTTGGCGAGCAGAAAGGTTAGTGAAATTATCATTGTATACAAACTAGCcacaacaaacacaaacaaatacaaaaggTAACAGAAAAACGAACAAAGATAATGGGTACCTGTACAGACGTGCTGCAGCTGTCACGGCAGCGCTCTTTTGGTGCCAAAAACAACTTTTGTTAGGAAGCTCTTGTCAGAAAACTAGCAAAGAATATACAAATTAGTAAACCAACTACTTTGACAATCCAGTTCGtcaaaaaatgatgataataataataataataataataataataataataataaacaaatataaGTATGCGCTAAACAGAGGCAGCTGTATTTTGTACAAATGTTAGCAACGCAGAATGAGCGttctttcaaaatgttttacacTTTTTAAAAGTGCTTAATACGGTAATAAAGAGATGGCCATAAGAGTTGACAAAAAGGGATGAAATTTAGTAGGAAAGTTTTATCGGAGGGGCGTCGCGGTTTTTGACAACTTTTGTGCGTCTCAGTGttgtgaaaattgtaaaatgtgAATAGATAGGCCAGTTCCAGCCGATCACATTTACTTTCTGTGTAAATATTGATTGATTAAAAGTTCATCGCGTGATTGAGTGATTGACTGGTTGACAGGTTGCTTCAGTATCTTTTCAAAGAAGATAAAGGCGTCCAACAGCTCGTTGGAATCTGTGTACGACAAAATCTGCTCAAACATCTACAATCAACTGCTAATGATGGAGGGAATCGCCAAGATCAAAAGAATAGACGCTGATCTTATGATGGAACAGAGTGTAGTGTGTGGATTACTAGGATATTACGAGTTTTTGTCGCCAACACGGATGGAAAATTTGATTAAGTGGCAGCGAGCGAGTGGTTGTTATGGTGGCATTGAAGAAGAGGAAAATTCAAATGGCAATCACAGCAAGCAGACCATGAGAAAAATTCTCATGGAGAAAGAATTGTCGggtaagctttttttttttttttgaatcgCGCCAATAAGCACTTACAATCCTGGCCAAAAGGTTTTGGGACGCAGTCTCTTTTTTGCGTGCTTTGTATGGAATTTGCAGCTAACCGGCAATATAGCCACCGCGAgtgaacgcgcgagcgagcagCAAAGCCCCTCGCATTCGCAGCTCCTTTCGCGTGTTGCTCTCGCGTGACCTCTTTCGATTCCCCTAAATGGatgcttgctcgcaggctactggAAATACCGATCATAAACACGGCCTTAACAAGGTTTCTCCCCTCTTCCAGAACAAAGATGTGGCCCATAATTTGGGCAAAGTGTCCCAAACGTTTTGTCAAGGATTGTACTTCACAAGTGGAATAAATACCTAGCATTGTTTTTCGTCTCAcatgaaaatgtttttgcaaCTCAGcggaaggaaaaaaatatattaatccATAGTTACATTATTTACGAGAAAAGTTTCACACGAACTGCAAGGACTTTGGCAGAAAAAGACTCCACatatctgttttttttccccAGTAGAAACCGGATGATAAAATATTGAGTTAGCAAATGAGACGCTTCAAGAATGCCATATCTTGCACCCCACCTATCAAATATATTTAGGCAgtagatcattttttttttttcaaaacactcTGTCCATAGCAGTCACTTCAATGGTCGCCAATAGACATTTTAACAAGATTGAAGAATGAAACCATTTTACCCAACTGGAGGCCAAAATATCGACAACATTCGAAATTAAATCCAAATTAAGCAACCCTAATTATCAATCCTGAAAATTGTGTTaaagtaaatgaaaatgataaaaacaatatttcatCAGGGAACCCTTTTCACCCTTAAGaaaaagtaaagcaaaacaaaaagccTTGAAAGTCAATTCTGGTTTTATTGCAAACACCGTAGGTCACTTATTAGGTCTAGGCCAAACCTCGAACCTTTCATGAAACGAACCAAACTTTATAGTGAGTTAAGTTCGTGAAAAGTTCGACATCAGTGGCTCAGTTGAGTTCGTCGAactgagtttggatcgtccaacacgttctatccgtctgcttcaggCTGATAGAACGCCTGAAgctcgtctccgggacaaacgttgatcttcacatgcgacaaactaaactaataaatttacaaaaattgtacgataatgtatatttagcctttttcgggagaaaatttattgGAATTGCTTTTTGTTacgattcagttgattggttcgacacGTCCTAAGTTcaacgtctgacccaacagacgatcttaactaaGTTTAGGACGACCCACAGCtggacccaaattagagtttggttagtctcatgaaaagatcgacgtttgaacttGGCCTTAGCtttctgtttgtgttttggCAGATGGGTGCGAATCACACATTACAGGAGTTGGGACCGCTCTTCTCTCCATTTATCTTCGTTATCTCATCGAAAATGAAACACCCCTATGGAATGGACTCGGTTAATTAAAAAGGACACTTATTAGTcaagaaagaaagttgtgtGAGCCAGAAGAACATGTTTGAACAAATTGAAGTAAAGGTGTTGGCTTGTTGATGATAATAAGTTTATTCGTCTGTTGTAGGGTGTGGGAAGGTGTCAAGATAAAATTGACACTCGTCGTTTGTTATTagttagtaaaataaaaaataaaacaaaacaaaacaaaaatgtaatCTCATgtaattttggtgaaaaaaagacCAATTCTCAGAAATTTAAATGATTACTGACATTTCCAAGCTGAGACTGCTAACGTCTGAAGCTTGCAGTTACCACGGAAATCGTGGTAAAActtacgtaaaaaaaaaaactaaaaaaatcagCTCGACTTTCAGCGGTTGAAGGACGTTGATTTTTCCTTCCATCCAGAATGTTAAAAAAaccatgaaaaataaaataaaacaaacttttaaaatgtttctgGGAAACATGCTCCCGGATACGCCAGAAACTACCGCTCTTGGAAATCGGTAATTCGAGCCTCTATATACTCGGCCCTACCGTTAAATTAGAATAAGTAACAGGTGCCTTCCACAAGAATATACGGTATAGACAAAAGAGGACTAGGATTATAAATTTTAGTGCATTTTAAGGAATGATTCTAACGACTTTTCGCTGTCTGGGACTTTTATCAATGAGGGCTGCGCGTGGACGCGTTTCTCGTCAACTATGAAAGAGCTATCTGATTGGCTATAATTTGAGTGCGAATAAAATAATCAGTGGGAAAAGGAAGGTAAATAACACATGTTATCTTATTGAACAGATTACTAATGTTAAATTCACTTTTCCACAAAACCTTTCAACTATTATTATGTTTGGATTGCCGGGCACTTGTGCGGCTTAATGTTTTCAAGTAAAGTTTGGAGATATTGAAACGAATGGCTGATCTAGTTCAACATTGGTCCGATAAACAATCCGTTCTAAGGATTTTGTCAAGCTTAGTGCGCTTTATCTGACAATTTCCCTCGTTTGCAAATTAGGCAATTGAGCATTTGTTTTTGGGTCTGAAAAACTTGACAGGGTTACATTTGTCGTAAGCTTTCAAACTTCTTACATATAAATTAATTCAAAGATAAGTGTGAAAAGTAGTTACTTTGTAGACTATTCTCATTTAGTTTGGTTTCCACACACAAATAAAGTAAATGTACAACAATCGACAAGAAGTTCATGAGGGAATTCGTGAGAGGTAACATGCATTTACCACGAGCACGAAGATTGcccattattttcttttgacaaCTTACGATTGTAATTCTGTGTTATTGTCCATGGAAGAAGCATATGTAGCCATCttctttgtttatatttctcaaaaaagtttaatttttttaaacggCTCACACCCGATAACCACAAACAATGGGAATTGGTAAAGCTAGGAATGCTCTTTCCGAATATGTGGGTCTTAGGTTGATAATCCCTCGGTTTAAAACCAGCAATGTTTAAAACAAGCTATGATCATTTTTGCGACATTCATGTTACCATAACGACAATATGCCCTGTTGAAATGTAAACCCTGTCAACTGGGATGCAAGGaaggcgcagtggtgagagcactcgcctttgacaaatgtggcccgggttcaaatcccggcgtcgacacCATATGTGGGCAGAGTTTGTTgctggttctctcctttgcggCGAGAGATATTTCGCAGGGTACCCGGGTTTACCTCGaaaaaacatttccaaattctaaTTCGACCAGGAAGTAGGTAAACGAAGAACAACTTCGTGGaggtgctacctctaaatcattatttattttttatttattaacaaaaacattttaatgtCCTGCAAGCTATAAAATGATCAAATCTGAGATTTATCTTACTACTAATGTGCTTTATTTAATAGTCAAATCATTTTCT containing:
- the LOC140944214 gene encoding UPF0764 protein C16orf89 homolog, translating into MKGWLYLVLFCCIGFFLQCVEMKREKKYVSSDVDRVLFALKKAVMFFRQSGNNLNLDAYFGLRIAQGNFIALTTRKKRKSFGYGSEIYRQLIQLEKLVSQIGSKSVRTLQHVSPRYFRLVGSTVTQPWKTAKRFKRVNPRLVTAINIKILHNDILQDYKPCLAKLLGSSEYGSKPCNVTEDCWEVMMRPGEIGYVLTHQALYFMFGEQKGCFSIFSKKIKASNSSLESVYDKICSNIYNQLLMMEGIAKIKRIDADLMMEQSVVCGLLGYYEFLSPTRMENLIKWQRASGCYGGIEEEENSNGNHSKQTMRKILMEKELSDGCESHITGVGTALLSIYLRYLIENETPLWNGLG